In a genomic window of Gossypium arboreum isolate Shixiya-1 chromosome 9, ASM2569848v2, whole genome shotgun sequence:
- the LOC108456468 gene encoding uncharacterized protein LOC108456468: MKAAGLVAVFAVSGSVVFIAHQLHKRLLSDFMKKIEFELCGSRKYEQKKRVGFADDVMRVPSSNNKEYCNMNHSLSLPKLQGNKAAGEDDRQTDQAQAQQLLEMSNSMPLNRQVLYKGILQYKTRHI; this comes from the exons ATGAAAGCAGCAGGGTTGGTGGCAGTGTTTGCAGTTTCAGGAAGTGTAGTTTTCATTGCACACCAACTCCACAAACGTCTCCTCTCAGATTTCATGAAGAAGATTGAATTTGAATTGTGTG GAAGCAGAAAATATGAACAAAAGAAAAGGGTTGGGTTTGCAGACGATGTGATGAGGGTGCCATCATCCAATAACAAAGAATACTGCAACATGAACCATAGCCTCAGCCTGCCAAAGCTGCAGGGTAATAAAGCAGCTGGTGAAGATGATCGTCAGACTGATCAGGCTCAGGCTCAGCAGctcctggaaatgtcaaattccATGCCCCTCAATAGGCAGGTTTTATACAAAGGAATTCTTCAATATAAAACCCGCCATATTTGA